From Sphingomonas hengshuiensis, one genomic window encodes:
- the ppa gene encoding inorganic diphosphatase, producing the protein MRIDMIPVGDDAPNSLNVIIEVPTGGEPVKYEFDKASGALFVDRILHTPMRYPANYGFVPHTLSPDGDPLDALVIARSPFIPGCVVRARPIAVLKLEDEAGGDEKLVCVPVDTTFPYYSDVGEGSDLPSIVLQQIEHFFTHYKDLESEKWVRIGEWGDAQEAKRIVVEAIEAAKKAKAA; encoded by the coding sequence ATGCGCATCGACATGATTCCCGTCGGCGACGACGCACCGAACAGCCTGAACGTGATTATCGAAGTGCCGACCGGGGGCGAGCCGGTAAAGTATGAATTCGACAAGGCGTCGGGCGCGCTGTTCGTCGATCGCATCCTGCACACGCCGATGCGCTACCCGGCCAATTACGGCTTCGTGCCGCACACGCTGTCGCCCGACGGCGATCCGCTCGATGCGCTGGTTATCGCACGCTCGCCGTTCATCCCGGGCTGCGTCGTGCGTGCCCGTCCGATCGCGGTGCTCAAGCTCGAAGACGAAGCCGGCGGCGACGAGAAGCTGGTCTGCGTCCCGGTCGACACGACCTTCCCTTATTATTCCGATGTCGGCGAGGGTTCGGACCTGCCCTCGATCGTGCTCCAGCAGATCGAGCATTTCTTCACCCACTATAAGGACCTGGAGTCCGAAAAGTGGGTGCGGATCGGCGAGTGGGGCGACGCCCAGGAAGCCAAGCGCATCGTAGTCGAGGCGATCGAGGCCGCCAAGAAGGCGAAGGCCGCCTGA
- a CDS encoding DUF1345 domain-containing protein, which yields MSTRPPSGWHVGQHVAPLRFVSFLSVTLVAGLLLIPALGWRHGVMSAFDLGAGVFLLACLPLLSHESDRMRQSAAINDANRFVLLLVTVAVSFVILVAVASELMEGKTPALPTLLLVIGTLALTWVFSNGIYALHYAHLFYTEDSETGGDSGGLDFPDTPEPDYWDFIYFAFCLGMTFQTSDVTIKNRRFRKVVTLHCLAAFVFNLGVIAFTINVLGG from the coding sequence ATGAGCACGCGCCCGCCCTCCGGCTGGCATGTCGGCCAGCATGTCGCCCCGCTGCGGTTCGTCAGCTTCCTGTCGGTGACGCTGGTGGCGGGGCTGTTGCTGATCCCCGCCCTTGGCTGGCGGCACGGGGTGATGAGCGCGTTCGACCTGGGCGCGGGCGTGTTCCTGCTCGCCTGCCTGCCGCTGCTGTCCCACGAATCGGACCGGATGCGGCAATCCGCCGCGATCAACGACGCGAATCGCTTCGTGCTGCTGCTGGTGACGGTCGCGGTGTCGTTCGTGATCCTCGTGGCCGTCGCCAGCGAATTGATGGAGGGGAAGACGCCGGCGCTGCCGACGCTGCTGCTGGTGATCGGCACGCTGGCGCTGACATGGGTGTTCAGCAACGGCATCTATGCGCTGCACTATGCCCACCTCTTCTACACTGAGGATTCGGAGACCGGCGGCGATTCGGGTGGGCTGGACTTTCCGGACACGCCCGAGCCCGATTACTGGGACTTCATCTACTTCGCCTTCTGCCTGGGGATGACGTTCCAGACGAGCGACGTGACCATCAAGAATCGCCGATTCCGCAAGGTGGTGACGCTGCACTGCCTGGCGGCGTTCGTGTTCAACCTGGGGGTGATCGCCTTCACGATCAACGTGCTGGGCGGCTGA
- a CDS encoding DMT family transporter — protein MAWALLILGGCFEVGFTTCLRFVDGFRNLGWTLGFLVSVGLSMALLEIASRSIPMGTAYAVWGGIGALGTVIVGMFWFGEPATPVRLLLILGLVGCIAGLKLFGGS, from the coding sequence ATGGCCTGGGCGCTGCTGATCCTCGGCGGATGCTTCGAAGTCGGGTTCACCACCTGCCTGCGCTTCGTCGACGGCTTCCGCAATCTCGGCTGGACCTTGGGGTTTCTCGTGTCGGTCGGGCTGTCGATGGCGCTGCTCGAAATCGCGTCGCGCAGCATCCCGATGGGTACGGCCTATGCGGTATGGGGCGGGATCGGCGCGCTGGGCACGGTGATCGTCGGGATGTTCTGGTTCGGCGAGCCGGCGACTCCGGTGCGCCTCCTGCTGATCCTCGGGCTGGTCGGGTGCATCGCCGGGCTCAAGCTGTTCGGGGGATCGTAA
- a CDS encoding GNAT family N-acetyltransferase: protein MTHIRPATPADVPQILRFVRDLAEFEREPDAVKATEPMLDAALFGPDAVAEAVIAELDGAPVGFALFFRNFSTWTGLPGLYLEDLYVTPAARGAGVGTALLRHLAGIAVDRGYGRFEWAVLDWNTPAIDFYRAMGAAPLDEWTVQRVSGDALARLAGRA, encoded by the coding sequence ATGACCCATATCCGCCCCGCCACCCCCGCCGACGTGCCCCAGATCCTGCGCTTCGTCCGCGACCTCGCCGAATTCGAGCGCGAGCCCGATGCCGTGAAGGCGACCGAGCCGATGCTCGACGCCGCCTTGTTCGGACCTGATGCGGTGGCCGAGGCGGTGATCGCCGAGCTGGACGGCGCGCCCGTCGGTTTCGCGCTGTTCTTCCGCAATTTCTCGACCTGGACCGGGTTGCCCGGCCTGTATCTGGAAGACCTCTACGTCACCCCGGCAGCGCGCGGGGCCGGGGTGGGGACTGCGCTGCTCCGCCACCTCGCCGGGATCGCAGTCGATCGCGGCTATGGCCGGTTCGAATGGGCGGTGCTCGACTGGAACACCCCTGCGATCGATTTCTACCGCGCAATGGGTGCCGCGCCGCTCGACGAATGGACCGTCCAGCGCGTGAGCGGCGACGCCCTCGCCCGGCTGGCGGGGAGGGCCTGA
- a CDS encoding DMT family transporter — translation MSAPSGHPPHSVAAAFAVACLGIALYAVMDAVMKGLVLAMGAYLALFWRLLAGVVIVFPLYLLSRPALPSRATLRVHFARSAVVAVMAMAFFWGIARVPLGEAIAVSFIAPLIALALAALFLGERVATRSILGSLLGLAGVGVIVAGRLGGSHDGQAVLGMGAVLLSAVFYAVNLVMARHQAQIAGPMEIAAFQYLFILLIFCLPAPFLLTLPPPGHWPALVGAALLAFASLWLLSWAYARAEAQVLLTVEYTAFIWASLMGWWVFAEPLTLPAVAGALLIVAGCLLAIRKQPGSGAAPEAEAVLT, via the coding sequence GTGAGCGCACCGTCGGGCCACCCGCCCCATTCGGTCGCCGCCGCCTTCGCGGTCGCCTGCCTCGGCATCGCGCTTTACGCCGTGATGGATGCGGTGATGAAGGGGCTGGTGCTCGCGATGGGCGCCTATCTCGCGCTGTTCTGGCGGCTGCTGGCGGGGGTCGTGATCGTCTTCCCGCTCTATCTGCTCAGCCGCCCGGCATTGCCGTCGCGCGCCACGCTGCGCGTCCATTTCGCGCGCAGTGCGGTGGTCGCGGTGATGGCGATGGCGTTCTTCTGGGGCATTGCGCGGGTGCCACTGGGCGAGGCGATCGCCGTGTCTTTCATCGCCCCGCTGATCGCGCTGGCCCTCGCCGCGCTGTTCCTGGGCGAGCGAGTCGCGACGCGCTCGATCCTCGGCTCGCTGCTCGGGCTGGCGGGGGTGGGGGTGATCGTCGCGGGGCGGCTGGGGGGCAGCCATGACGGGCAGGCGGTGCTCGGCATGGGCGCGGTGCTGCTGTCGGCGGTGTTCTATGCCGTCAACCTCGTGATGGCGCGGCATCAGGCGCAGATCGCCGGGCCGATGGAGATCGCCGCCTTCCAATATCTGTTCATCCTGCTGATCTTCTGCCTGCCCGCGCCCTTCCTGCTGACCCTGCCGCCGCCGGGCCATTGGCCAGCGCTGGTCGGCGCGGCGCTGCTGGCGTTCGCCTCGCTGTGGCTGCTCTCCTGGGCCTATGCCCGGGCCGAGGCGCAGGTGCTGCTGACGGTGGAATATACCGCGTTCATCTGGGCGTCGCTGATGGGCTGGTGGGTGTTCGCCGAGCCGCTGACGCTTCCTGCAGTCGCCGGCGCGCTGCTGATCGTCGCGGGCTGCCTGCTCGCGATCCGCAAGCAACCGGGCAGCGGCGCCGCGCCCGAAGCCGAGGCCGTACTGACATGA
- the ispG gene encoding flavodoxin-dependent (E)-4-hydroxy-3-methylbut-2-enyl-diphosphate synthase, protein MSIRPWRDIVRRQSRQIMVGNVPVGGDAPVTVQTMTNTPTSDAKATIDQIRRCEDAGVDIIRVSCPDVESTAALKQIVRASRVPIVADIHFHYKRALEAADAGAACLRINPGNIGSAARVKEVVDAARSNGCAIRIGVNGGSLERDLLEKYGEPCPDALVESAMDHIKLLQDHDFHAFKVAVKASDFFLAVAAYQQLADLVDCPLHLGITEAGGFVGGTVKSAIGIGSLLWYGIGDTIRVSLSAEPEDEVRVGFEILKALGIRNRGVRVVSCPSCARQGFDVIRTVQALEERLQHIRTPMSLSVLGCVVNGPGEARETDIGITGGGAGKHMVYLSGVTDHHIQDEGMVDHIVRLVEAKAAQIEAGEAATAQAAEAATANAAE, encoded by the coding sequence ATGTCCATTCGACCCTGGCGCGATATCGTCCGGCGGCAGAGCCGTCAGATCATGGTGGGCAACGTCCCCGTCGGCGGCGATGCGCCGGTCACGGTGCAGACGATGACCAACACGCCGACCTCCGACGCCAAGGCGACGATCGACCAGATTCGCCGCTGCGAGGATGCCGGCGTCGACATCATCCGGGTATCGTGCCCCGATGTCGAATCGACCGCGGCGCTCAAGCAGATCGTCCGCGCATCGCGCGTGCCGATCGTCGCCGACATCCATTTCCACTATAAGCGCGCGCTGGAGGCGGCGGACGCGGGCGCCGCGTGCCTGCGGATCAATCCGGGCAATATCGGCTCGGCTGCGCGGGTGAAGGAAGTGGTCGACGCCGCGCGCTCGAACGGCTGCGCGATCCGCATCGGCGTCAATGGCGGCAGCCTCGAGCGCGACCTGCTCGAAAAATATGGCGAGCCCTGTCCCGACGCGCTCGTCGAATCGGCGATGGACCATATCAAGCTGCTCCAGGACCATGACTTCCACGCGTTCAAGGTCGCAGTGAAGGCGTCGGACTTCTTCCTCGCGGTCGCCGCCTATCAGCAGCTTGCCGATCTCGTCGATTGCCCGCTGCATCTGGGCATTACCGAGGCGGGTGGGTTCGTCGGCGGCACAGTGAAGAGCGCGATCGGGATCGGATCGCTGCTCTGGTACGGGATCGGCGACACGATCCGCGTCTCGCTCTCGGCAGAGCCCGAGGACGAGGTCCGCGTCGGGTTCGAAATCCTGAAGGCGCTCGGCATCCGCAACCGCGGCGTGCGGGTGGTGTCGTGCCCCAGTTGCGCGCGCCAGGGCTTCGACGTGATCCGCACCGTCCAGGCGCTCGAGGAACGGCTCCAGCATATCCGCACGCCGATGTCGCTGTCGGTGCTCGGCTGCGTCGTCAACGGCCCCGGCGAGGCGCGCGAGACCGATATCGGGATCACTGGCGGCGGCGCGGGCAAGCACATGGTCTATCTGTCGGGCGTGACCGATCACCATATCCAGGACGAGGGGATGGTCGATCACATCGTCCGCCTGGTCGAGGCCAAGGCCGCGCAGATCGAGGCGGGGGAAGCTGCCACCGCGCAAGCGGCGGAGGCCGCCACCGCAAACGCGGCGGAGTGA